GCTGATAAGAGGTTATATTATGCAAAGATCAAGAGGATTAAAAAGTAGATCAAGAAAAAAAATGACTAAAACTCAAAGACCAGGAAGAACCAACCCTATTACTAACAGAATGCAAAGATTCGAAGAAGGGGACTTAGTTCACGTTACCATTAACCCAAGTATCCAAAAAGGACAACCTGCTCCTAGATTCCATGGTAAAAC
The Methanobacteriaceae archaeon genome window above contains:
- a CDS encoding 50S ribosomal protein L21e, whose protein sequence is MQRSRGLKSRSRKKMTKTQRPGRTNPITNRMQRFEEGDLVHVTINPSIQKGQPAPRFHGKTGKVTGQKGKAYIVSLKEGNKAKELIVRPDHLKLQK